The genomic segment AAAACTTGAGGTCGCAAATGGAGAGCCAAACTGAGGACTGGCTAGAGTCACGACGAGCCGAACAAAAGGAAGGACTCCCACTTCTTTTGATAAAGCAACTCTTGTAACAAGACCTCCCATAGAATGGGCAACAATGTAAACTTGATCTGAATCAGAAAAATAACTACGTAAGGTAGAATGGAACTGGCGACCATTGATCAGAATACTATTTGATGTACGGTAAGTATATAGATAAAAATCAAATTCTGAATTTGCTGAATCTCGTCCTTCTTGAAAATGAACAAGGCCATTGGAAAAAGTATTTTTGATATTCTGGATTTTTTTCTCATCATTTGTAATAGGATCAGAATCTCTTTCTGCAGGATTCCATCCATGAATGAGAACTATTTTCTTTTTAGTAGATTTAGTAAAAAAATCAGAACTAAGGAATTGTGAATCAGAAAGGTTTCTAGAAAACCCCGGTAAAAATCCAAATAGTTTTTGATTGGGATTAGGAAGAAGACCAAATAAAGAAAGTAGAAGTGCCTCTTTATTCTTTTTGTCCTCCGATACAAATTCCTTTCTATAAAAATCGTAAATACAAGATTGGAATACAATCATTCCTATCAGGAATAAACCAAAACCAAACAAGGCTTTTCGCCTAACGCGAAACATTTTGCACCCGATCTAAAGTAATTCCACAAGCCACAACAACGTTCAGAGAAGTCACCGATCCAAAAAGAGGAATTCTTGCCACATAATCAGCTTCCTCTAATAACAGACGTTTGACTCCTTCCCCTTCATTCCCCATGATGACAGCCATCTGCGATGCATCTGGCAAAGTTTCCCAAATGGATTCTTCACCCTCTTCATCAGTTGCAAGGATCCAGTATTCATTTTTTTTAAGAAATTCCATCCCATGCATCAGGTTGGCAACACGGTAAATTTGTAAGTGATGAACAGCACCCGCGGAAACTTTTTCCACAACAGGAGTGATGGGAGACGTATCTCTATCAGACATTAACACGTGCTTAACGCCCATACATTCGGCTGTTCTCAAGATATTTCCTAAATTTCCTGGATCTTGGATTCGGTCCAAAATCAAAATAGGGCCAACACCTGCCTCCACATTTTGTTTGAACTGCTCAAAACCAAGTGATGCAGAGGATTTTTGTTTGGTGCGGATGATCACATAACCTTGGTGGTTTTTATCTGAGGCAATTCGATCTAGTTCCCTTGTGGATACGGTTGTGAATTTAACTGAATTAGGAATGTATCCTCGAATTCTTTGTTTTTCTTCATTTCCCATCGAGTCTTTGACGATGACTTCCCGGATGGTTTTGACTCCTCGTTCGGGAGCCATCTGTTCCAAGGACTCTAAAAATTCATAAAAATTTCGTTTTCCAAAAAGTATTTCTACTGGGCTTTTTTCCATGTGGTGTTTCCTTCTTTTGTATCAGCGAGAAGGATTCCTTTTTCTTCCAACTCTTTACGAATTCTGTCGGCGTTTACGAAATCTTTGTTTTGTTTAGCGGTCTTTCTTGCTTCTATTTGGCCAAGAATCCAATCCTCAGAAATTCCATCCAAAGTTTGGATTTGTTTTTCAAATGAAAAAACAGCAAAAAGTTCGTTAGTTTTATAAAACAATTGTAACGATTCTTTTAGAAATATCGAATCTGAAAATTCGGTATTGGAATCTAAAAACTG from the Leptospira congkakensis genome contains:
- a CDS encoding esterase/lipase family protein, whose product is MFRVRRKALFGFGLFLIGMIVFQSCIYDFYRKEFVSEDKKNKEALLLSLFGLLPNPNQKLFGFLPGFSRNLSDSQFLSSDFFTKSTKKKIVLIHGWNPAERDSDPITNDEKKIQNIKNTFSNGLVHFQEGRDSANSEFDFYLYTYRTSNSILINGRQFHSTLRSYFSDSDQVYIVAHSMGGLVTRVALSKEVGVLPFVRLVVTLASPQFGSPFATSSFLGSNPFLNDLGNYLVGTQGGSELAYTNKGAGQTNLSGAENLVLDALNQSYLDTNLNSKFVSFAGVMSNCNVGETFYYNTGCSILTNAGFTQSDGIVPVNSARLGNLTYKQINIADCDHSMMAFQTVDINDTKSRNLFTQVITEIRNSPY
- the rlmB gene encoding 23S rRNA (guanosine(2251)-2'-O)-methyltransferase RlmB, whose protein sequence is MEKSPVEILFGKRNFYEFLESLEQMAPERGVKTIREVIVKDSMGNEEKQRIRGYIPNSVKFTTVSTRELDRIASDKNHQGYVIIRTKQKSSASLGFEQFKQNVEAGVGPILILDRIQDPGNLGNILRTAECMGVKHVLMSDRDTSPITPVVEKVSAGAVHHLQIYRVANLMHGMEFLKKNEYWILATDEEGEESIWETLPDASQMAVIMGNEGEGVKRLLLEEADYVARIPLFGSVTSLNVVVACGITLDRVQNVSR